The following nucleotide sequence is from Saccharothrix texasensis.
CCAGACCTCCGGTGAGCTGACCAAGGCCGAGCTGCCCCTGGTGACGACGGTGCTGGACATGCACGGCCAGCCGATCGCCTACCTCTACGACCAGTACCGCGTGCCCGTGCCGTCCGAGGGCATCGCCGACACCATGAAGGCCGCGATCATCGCGATCGAGGACAAGCGGTTCTTCGAGCACAAGGGCGTCGACTGGCAGGGCATCGCCCGCGCCGCGGCCAAGGCGGGCGTCGACGGCGGCGCCAGCCAGGGCGCCTCGACGCTCACCCAGCAGTACGTGAAGAACTACCTCGCCTTCGTCGTCGGCAAGGGTTCCGAGGAGGCCTACGAGAAGGCGACCGAGGTGACGCTGGGCCGCAAGATCAGCGAGGCCCGGATCGCGACCCAGCTCGAGCAGAAGATGAGCAAGGACGAGATCCTCACCGCCTACCTCAACGTCGTCCCGTTCGGCAACGGCGCGTTCGGCGTCGGCGCGGCGGCCCGCACCTACTTCGACACCACCCCGGACAAGCTGACCGTGCCGCAGGCCGCGATGCTCGCCGGCCTGGTCAACGAGCCGAGCCGGCTCAACCCGGGCTCCGACGTCGACGCCGCGATCAAGCGCCGCAACACCGTGATCGACCGGATGCGCGACAACGGCGCGTTCGGCCCGGACGCGAAGGTCGCCGACGAGAAGGCCGCCGAGTACAAGGCCGCCGACATCGGCGTCGTGCCCGACCTGAGGCTGCTGCCCAACGGCTGCGTCGGCGCGGGCGACGGGCCGGTCTACGGCTTCTTCTGCCGCTACCTGATCGACTACCTGGAGAAGGCGGGCCTGCCCACCGACGAGCTGCTGCGCGGCGGGTACACGATCACCACCACGATGGACCCGGTCGCCACCCGCGCGGCCAAGGAGGCCGCCGAGGGGCAGGTGCCGAAGACCCAGCCGGGCGTCGCCAACGCGATGGCCGTGGTGGAGCCGGGCGCGGACAAGCACCGGGTGCGCGCGCTGGCCGCGAACCGCGACTTCGGCAACAACGCCGACGCCGGGCAGAGCGCCTACTCCATCCCCGCCGAGGTCACCAAGTTCGGCGCGGGCTCGATCTACAAGGTGTTCACCGCCGCGTCGGCGCTGGAGCGCGGCGTCACGGGCATCGACAAGCAGATCGACGTGCCGAAGACCTACACCTCGAAGGTCTACAAGGACGGCAGCAAGCCCTACACGGTCAAGAACGCGGGCGACTACAAGGAAAAGATGACCTTGACCGAGGCGCTGGCCCAGTCGCCGAACACCGCGTTCATCATCCTGGAGGAGAAGGCCGGGCTGAACAACGTGGTCGACATGGCCTACCGGCTCGGGCTGCGCGAGTCGATGCAGGGCGTCGACTGGAAGGGCGACCCGCTCAAGGCCGACGGCTCCAACGGGCCGTCCCAGGGCGACGTCTACAAGCGGGACAACAGCGGCTCGTTCACCCTCGGCGCCGGGCCGACCAGCGTGCTGGAGCTGTCGAACGTCGCCGCGACCATCGTCAGCGGCGGCAAGTGGTGCCCGCCGACGCCGGTGGAGCAGGTCGTGGACCGCAACGGCAAGCCGGTGCAGCTGAAGGAAGCGCCCTGCGACCAGGCCGTCGCGCCCGAGGTGGCGAACGCGCTGGCCGTCGGCATGAGCGGGGACACCAAGCCCGGCGGCACGGCGGCGGGCGCGGCGAACGGCTGGAACCGGCCCATGATCGGCAAGACCGGCACCACCGAGAACCACTGGTCGGTGGCGTTCATCGGCGCCACCCCGCAGTTCGCCGGCGCGGTCATGACGTTCACCGATGGGGTGGCGCCGCAGGTGATCTGCAACGGCACCCCGCCGAGGCTCTGCGGCACCAACGACGCCGGTGGTGTTTTCGGTGGTCAGGTGGCTGCGCCGACGTGGTTCAACGCCATGCGGGTGATCCACGAGGGCAAGCCGCCGGCCGCCCTGCCGCCGGTCGAGCCGCGCTACCGGTAGTCGACCTTCGTCACGGGTTACGTCAGCCTCGACGTCGCCTCTGACCAGGGGTTTCATAACGGCACGATACGGAACTGCCGATTACTACAACACGCTGCGTGACGATCAGTGGGGTGCATCACCAAAAAGCACTAGTCGTAGTGCCGAGGCTTGCCCTTTCTTGTTACATCGGGTTACGGTCCCCGCCGCATGTCACGGTTCGGTCACCATAGGGACACGGCGTCGCTCCCCGAAAGCGCCGCCGGCCTGGATCCCCCGCCAGGTGTCCCTGTGGCCGGGCCGTGCTCCCCGATGCAGGAAGGCACTACCTTGGCACGGCACACGAAGGCCGACGGTCGACGCGCGTTCACCGCGCCCCGCACGCCGTTCGGCAACCGCTCTCATCGCGCCGAGTGCGATCGGAAACCCGTCAGTGGCCGGGTCGCGGCCGCAGTGGTCGCGGCAGGCGCCCTCGCCACCGGCGTGGGCGCCGCCGGCGGCGGCTTCGACGGCGGCGACACCCGGTTCCTCCCGGTCGCCGCCGGCTCCGACCTGGCGGCGGCGCTCGTGCACAGCACGGCGCCCGCCCAGCCCGACGTCCGCACGGTGCACGCCGTCGAGCCCGCGTTCGAGGCGGCGAAGCTCATGCGCTCCGAAGGGCTCTTCGTCCGGCAGCACGTGGACCAGGCGATCCGCCACGCCTCCGAGGGCTTCACCGCCCGGCAGGCCGAGCTGAAGCGGCAGCAGGACGCCGCGGCGGCCGAGCAGGCCCGCGTCGACGCCGAGAACGCCCGGATCGCCCAGGAGCAGGCCCGGGCCGCCGAGCAGAAGGCCGCCGAGGAGGCCGCCGCCGCGGCGGCGAGGCGTCCGACGGTCGTCAAGCCCGCCGAGGGCCAGTTCACCTCCGGCTTCGGCTCCCGCTGGGGCACGACGCACTACGGCGTGGACATCGCGAACTCCATCGGCACCCCGATCCTGTCCGCGATGGACGGCGTCGTGGTCGAGGCGGGCCCGGCGTCCGGCTTCGGCCTGTGGGTGCGCGTGCAGCACAACGACGGCACCATCACCATCTACGGCCACGTCAACGAGACCCTCGTGTCGGCCGGCCAGCAGGTCCAGGCGGGCCAGCAGATCGCCACCATGGGCAACCGCGGCCAGTCCACCGGCCCCCACCTGCACTTCGAGGTGTGGGTCAACGGCTCGCAGAAGATCGACCCGGTCGGCTGGCTGGGCGAGCGCGGTATCTCCCTCTGACGCCTCGCGCACCCGTCGCACCGCACGTCCACCGTTCTGCCCCGCCGGACCCGACCGGCGGGGCAGAACGGTGTCCGGGGCCCGCGGACACGACGGGTGAGACCGCCCCGATGGGCATACCGACTGGTCGGTACCTGAGGTACGGTGGCCGTCGGACACCTTCAGGGAGGCGATCGTGGGTCGTTGGGGAATCACCCTGCCGCTGACGGGCGTGCCGGTGCTCGACCACCGCGCGCTGGTGGCCGAGCTCGCCGGGCTCGGCTACACCGACGTGTGGTCGGCCGAGACCGCGGGCACCGACGCCTTCACGCCGCTGGCGCTCGCCGCGCAGTGGTCCGACCGCGTCCGGCTCGGCACCGCCATCGCCCCCGTCTACACGCGCGGCCCGGCGACGCTGGCCATGACGGCCGCGACGCTGGCCGAGGTGTCCGGCGGCCGGTTCGTGCTGGGCATCGGCTCGTCCTCGCCCGCCATCGTCGAACGGTGGAACGGCGTGCCGTTCCACGAGCCGTTCAAGCGCACGCGGGACACGCTGAGGTTCCTCAAGGCCGCGTTGACCGGCGAGAAGGTCTCCGAGGAGTACGAGACGTTCACCGTGCGCGGCTTCAAGCTGGAGCGCGCCCCCGCGCACCCCGTGCCGATCATGCTGGCCGCGCTGCGCCCCGGCATGCTGCGGCTGGCGGGGCGCGAGGCCGACGGCGCCATCACCAACTGGCTCGGCGCCGCCGACGTGCCCAAGGTGCGCGCCGAGATGGGCGGCGGCGAGCTGGCCGCCCGGATCTTCGTGTGCCCGACCGAGGACGCCGACGCGGCCCGCGCGCTGGGCCGCATGCTGATCAGCACCTACCTGACCGTCCCGGCCTACGCGGCGTTCCACGACTGGCTGGGCCGCGGCGAGGCGCTGCGGCCGATGCACGAGGCGTGGGCGTCCGGCGACCGGCGCGGCGCGGGCGCGCTCATCCCGGACGACGTGGTGGACGCCCTGATCGTGCACGGCGGCGTCGACCGGTGCCGGGCGCGCGTGGCCGAGTACGCGGCCAACGGCGTCGACACGCCCGTCATCGCCCTGCTGCCCACCGGTGGGGACCAGCTCGACCTGGTGCGCGCGCTGGCGCCGGGGGCCTGACCGTGGCGCGGCGGGCCGGGTCGACGCCCGAGCGGATCGTGGGCGCGGCCGTGCGGTTGTTCGCCGCGAAGGGGTTCGACGCGACGACCGTGCAGGAGGTCGTCGAAGCCGCCTCGGTCACCAAGGGCGCCCTCTACCACTACTTCGGCTCCAAGGACGACCTGCTGTTCGAGATCTACCGCGCGCTGATCGGGCGGCAGATGGCCGACCTCGACCGGATCGTGTCGGCCGACCTCGACGCGGCCACCACCGTGCGGCGGATCGTGGTCAGCCTGGTCGAGACGACGGCGGCGAGCGTGGACGAGACCGCGGTGTTCGTGCGCGAGATGCACCGGCTCGACGCCGACCGGATGGCCGCCTTCCGCTCCGAGCGGCGGCGCTACCACGAGACGTTCCGGTCGGTGGTCGAGCAGGCCCAGCGCGACGGCGGGTTCAGCTCCGCCGTGCCCGCCGACACGGTGGTCCTGATCGCCCTGGGCGTGGTCAACCAGCTGCCCACCTGGTACCGGCCGGACGGGCCCAAGTCGCCCACCCGGCTCGGCGGGGAGATCGCCGACTTCGTCCTCGCCGGGCTCAGACCCGACTAGCCGAGGTCAGGTCGCGCGGCCGGCCCGCTCGCGCAGCACGGTGAGCGCCTTGTCGGCGTGCGCGTTCATGGCGAACTCGGATTTGATGACTTCGATCACGGTGCGGTCGGTGTCGATGACGAACGTGTGCCGCTTCACGGGCAGCGGGCCGAAGCGGCGCTTCACGCCGAACGCGGCGGCCACCGCGCCGTCGCCGTCGGACAGCAGCGGGTAGTCGAAGTCGTTCAGCGTCGCGAACTGGTTCTGCCGCTGCACCGAGTCCGGGCTGATGCCCACCCGCTGCGCCCCCACCTCGGCGAACTCGGTCGCCAGGTCCCGGAAGTGACAGCTCTCCGCGGTGCACCCGGAGGTCATCGCGGCGGGGTAGAAGAACAGCGCCACGGGCCCGTCGGCGAGCAGGTCGGACAGGGCGCGCGGCGTGCCGTCCTGGTCGGGCAGGGTGAAGTCGGGTGCCTGGTCGCCGGGCTTCATGGAGGTCCTTCCGCCGGGTGTCGATCACGTCTCGCGGGGTGCTCGCGCCGAGGCAACCGTACGGTTCTCGCTAATCTCGTACCAGGCCGGGAGGTGTGAGTTGACGAGCATGTCCGACGTGGCACGGGCCGCCGGGGTGTCCGCGGCGACGGTGTCGCGGGCGCTGCGCGGCGAACCCGGCGTGTCCGACGCGACCCGCCGGTACGTCACCGAGGTCGCCAAGCGGATGCGGTACGCGATCGCCCGGGACGCGTCGAGCCTCGCGGGCGGGCGCCGCTACGCCGTCGCGGTGCTCACCGCCGACGTGGGGCGGGGCGACCTGCTCGCGGGCGCGGAGGGCGCGCTGCGGCAGGCCGGGTACGACGTGCTGCTCTACGTGCTGCGCGACGCCGAGGCGCGCAAGCGGTTCTTCGACGAGCTGCCGCTGGCCCGGCGGGTCGACGGCGTGCTGGCGCTGGCGGTCAACCTCACCGACGCCGAGGACGCCGCGCTGACGGGCCTGGACGTGCCCGTGGTCGCGGTGTGGGACGACGACCTGCGCGAGGCGCTGCGGCTGGCCGTGGGCCACCTCACCGGGTCGGGCCACCGGGACGTCGCGCTGGTCCTGGCCGGCGACATCGACGAGTCCTACGACGAGGTGCTCGTCGCCCAGGGCCTGCCGGTCCGTCCGGAGTGGACGCTGTGGTCGTCCTCGACCGTGGCGGGCGGCGAGCAGGTGGTGGACGCGCTGCTGGACGGCGAGCGGCTGCCGTCCGCGGTGATCAGCACGAGCGGCGAGGTGGCGCTCGGCGTGTTCCTGCGGCTGCGCCGCGACGGGCGCGACGTGCCCGGCGACGTGTCGATCGTCAGCCTGGAGGGCACCGACCTGGCCCGCGCGGTGGGCATGACCGCGGTGGAGGGCGCGTGGCGCGAACGCGGCGAGCACGCCGTGGAAGTGCTGCTGGCCCGGTTGCGCGGCGAGCAGGACGAGACCGAGCCGCCCTCGGTGCAGCTGGTGGTGCGCGGGTCGACCGGACCGGCCCGCGATTCCTGAGCGCGTGAATACCGGGTGAACAGGTTTGGGCATCACTCGCCCGGGTTATAAACCTCGGGCAACTTCCTGCAACCTTCGGGTGACCACTTGTCACCGGTCTGGATCCCAACCTACGGGGAAGGCGAAGCTGTCCGACGTGGACGACGAGCTCGCGGCACTGGCCGAGGCCCACGGCGTGGCCACTCACTACGAGGACGCGAACCAACGCCGAGCCGACGTCGACCCGGATGTGGTCGTCGCGGTGCTCGCGCAGCTGGACGTGGACGCCTCGACGCCGGAGGCGGTGCGCCGCGCGCTCGCCGCCCCGAAACCACCCCCGAGCACGATCGTCCTGCGCGAGGGCGACGTGCTGGAGGAGACCGGCCCGGGAGGGGACCGCGCGGTCGAGCTGGAGGACGGCGGCCGGGTCGAGCTGCCCGCCGTGCTGCCGCCGGGCTACCACCGGCTCGGCGCGCGCACCGTGATCGTCGCGCCGCGCCGGCTCCCGCCCGTGCCCCGGGCGTGGGGGTGGATGCTCCAGCTCTACGCGATGCGCTCGGCCGAGTCGTGGGGCATGGGGGACTACGCCGACCTCGCGACCCTCGCCCGGCGCAGCGCGACCGAACTCGGCGCGGGCGTGCTGCTGGTCAACCCGGTGCAGGCGATCAGCCCCACCCTGCCGGTGGAGCGCTCCCCGTACTCCCCGTCCAGCCGCCGCTTCGCCAACCCCCTCTACCTGCGGATCTCCGACCTGCGGGCCTACCGGGACGCCGACGACGCCACCCGCGCGGAGATCGACGCGCTGCGCCCGCCCAACGACACCGAGCTGATCGACTACGACGCCGTGTGGACGGCCAAGGCGAAGGCGCTCGAACTGCTCTGGCGGCGCCAGGAGCACCGCGCGCCCGAGGGCGAGCTGCTGGGCTTCGCCCGGTTCTGCGCGCTGGCCGAGGCCCACGGCCCCGACTGGCGCGAGTGGCCGCCGGCGCAGCGCGACCCGGCGACCGCCACCCCCGACCCCGAGCGGGTGGCGTTCCACGCGTGGCTGCAGGAGCTGTGCGAGCAGCAGTTGGCCGCCGCGCGCCGGGCCGCCCACGACGCGGGCATGGCCGTCGGCGTCGTGCACGACCTGCCGGTCGGCGTGCACCCCGGCGGCGCGGACACGTGGGCGGTGCGCGACGCGTTCGCCGCGGACGTCACGGTCGGCGCGCCACCGGACGCGTTCAGCCGCCTGGGCCAGGACTGGGGCCTGCCGCCGTGGCGGCCCGACCGGCTCGCCGAGCAGGGCTACGAGCCGTTCCGGGCCGTGGTGCGCAGCGTGCTGCGGCACGCGGACGGCATCCGCATCGACCACGTCGCGGGCCTGTGGCGGCTGTGGTGGATCCCGCCGGGCGAGGAGCCCAAGCGCGGCACGTACGTCCACTACGACCCCGAGGCGATGCTCGCCGTGCTGACCCTGGAAGCGCACCGGGCGGGCGCCGTCGTCGTGGGCGAGGACCTCGGCACGGTGGAGCCGAAGGTCACCGAGGCGTTGCACGAGCACGGGATGCTCAGCTCCGCGGTGCTGTGGTTCCAGCGCGAGTACGACCTGCCGGACCACCCGCTGATCCCGCCGGAGAAGTGGACCGCGTCGGCGATGGCCTCCATCTCCACCCACGACCTGCCGACCGTGGCCGGGTTCCTCGCAGCCGAACACGTCCGGGTGCGAGCCGACCTGGGGCAGTTTGAAGGACCCGCGGACGGGGAATATGAAGCAGCCGACCGGGAACGCGGCGAGTTGCTCGAACTCCTCAAGCAAGAAGGTGTCCCTGCCGATGACTTGGTTACCGGGTTCCACGCCCTGCTCGCGAAGGTCCGCTCCGTGCTCGTGCTGACCTCCCCGCAGGACGCGCTGGGCGAGAAGCGCCAGCCGAACCTGCCAGGCACCACCGACCAGTACCCGAACTGGCGCATCCCGCTGCCCGTCGCGCTCGCCGACCTGTTCGACGACCCGGGCGTGCGGCGGGCGGCGGTGGCGCTGGCCGCCGGTCGTCCGCCCGCGGCGGGCGGGAACGGCCCGTGATGAAGCGAAACCCGCACGTCACAGCACGCGGCCCGGCCGCGGAGTATCGTCAGCCAGTCACCCGCGCCATGGTTGGAGGTGGCAGTCACCCGTGAACACCGACTTGATGACCCGCACCGGGCTCGTGCCCGAACAGGCGGTTCCCCACAGCAGCCCCGCGGTCGCCCTGGAGTCGACCGTCGAGAGGGTCCTGGTGGACGTCCGGCCGTCGAACCTGGCCGACCCGCTCGCCGGGATCGGGCACGCCGAGGAGTCGTTGAGGACCGCCCTGCGGCGCGTCGACGCCGGGGCGGACGACGCGCTCACCCAGGCGGTGGCCTGCGCCGAGGCGGCCTGCGAGCACCTGCGCTACGGCGAACTCCAAGAGGCCCGGCTGCTCCTCGTCGCGGCCCGCGGCCAGCTCGTCAGGTCGCACGGCTCCCGACCCTGACCTAGAACGGTTAGGGGTCGGATCGTTCCAGCTCGTCCGGAGGAAAAACCCTGTGCGGCCCTGGCCCGGAACTCCTTATCCGCTCGGCGCCACCTATGACGGCGTCGGCACCAACTTCACCCTCTTCTCGGAGGTCGCGGACTACGTCGAGCTGTGCCTGTTCGACGGCGACGGCACCGAGACCCGCGTGCGGCTGCCCGAGGTGGACGGCTTCGTCCACCACGGCTACCTCCTCGGCGTCGGCCCCGGTCAGCTGTACGGCTACCGCGTGCACGGACCGCACGACCCGGCGCGCGGCCTGCGCTGCAACCCGAACAAGCTGCTCATCGACCCGTACGCCAAGGCGATCACCGGCGACGTCGACTGGGACGAGTCGCTGTTCGGCTACCGGTTCGGCGACCCCGACGCGCTCAACGACCTCGACTCGGCGGGCCACGTGCCGCTGGCGGTCGTGGTCAACCCGTTCTTCGACTGGTCCAACGACCGCCCGCCGAACACGCCGTACAACGAGTCGGTCATCTACGAGACCCACGTGCGCGGCCTGACCATGCAGCACCCCGAGGTGCCGCAGAGCCTGCGCGGCACGTACGCGGGCCTGGCGCACCCGGCGGTGATCGACCACCTCAAGGGCCTCGGCGTCACCGCGGTCGAGCTGATGCCGGTGCACCACTTCATCACCGATCACGGACTGCAGGAGAAAGGCCTCCGGAACTACTGGGGCTATAACACGATCGGGTTCTTCGCGCCCCATGCCGGTTACACGGCGATGCCGGAGACCGGGACGCAGGTGCAGGAGTTCAAGGGCATGGTGCGCGCCCTGCACGAGGCGGGC
It contains:
- a CDS encoding peroxiredoxin; translation: MKPGDQAPDFTLPDQDGTPRALSDLLADGPVALFFYPAAMTSGCTAESCHFRDLATEFAEVGAQRVGISPDSVQRQNQFATLNDFDYPLLSDGDGAVAAAFGVKRRFGPLPVKRHTFVIDTDRTVIEVIKSEFAMNAHADKALTVLRERAGRAT
- a CDS encoding M23 family metallopeptidase yields the protein MARHTKADGRRAFTAPRTPFGNRSHRAECDRKPVSGRVAAAVVAAGALATGVGAAGGGFDGGDTRFLPVAAGSDLAAALVHSTAPAQPDVRTVHAVEPAFEAAKLMRSEGLFVRQHVDQAIRHASEGFTARQAELKRQQDAAAAEQARVDAENARIAQEQARAAEQKAAEEAAAAAARRPTVVKPAEGQFTSGFGSRWGTTHYGVDIANSIGTPILSAMDGVVVEAGPASGFGLWVRVQHNDGTITIYGHVNETLVSAGQQVQAGQQIATMGNRGQSTGPHLHFEVWVNGSQKIDPVGWLGERGISL
- the malQ gene encoding 4-alpha-glucanotransferase; translation: MDDELAALAEAHGVATHYEDANQRRADVDPDVVVAVLAQLDVDASTPEAVRRALAAPKPPPSTIVLREGDVLEETGPGGDRAVELEDGGRVELPAVLPPGYHRLGARTVIVAPRRLPPVPRAWGWMLQLYAMRSAESWGMGDYADLATLARRSATELGAGVLLVNPVQAISPTLPVERSPYSPSSRRFANPLYLRISDLRAYRDADDATRAEIDALRPPNDTELIDYDAVWTAKAKALELLWRRQEHRAPEGELLGFARFCALAEAHGPDWREWPPAQRDPATATPDPERVAFHAWLQELCEQQLAAARRAAHDAGMAVGVVHDLPVGVHPGGADTWAVRDAFAADVTVGAPPDAFSRLGQDWGLPPWRPDRLAEQGYEPFRAVVRSVLRHADGIRIDHVAGLWRLWWIPPGEEPKRGTYVHYDPEAMLAVLTLEAHRAGAVVVGEDLGTVEPKVTEALHEHGMLSSAVLWFQREYDLPDHPLIPPEKWTASAMASISTHDLPTVAGFLAAEHVRVRADLGQFEGPADGEYEAADRERGELLELLKQEGVPADDLVTGFHALLAKVRSVLVLTSPQDALGEKRQPNLPGTTDQYPNWRIPLPVALADLFDDPGVRRAAVALAAGRPPAAGGNGP
- a CDS encoding LacI family DNA-binding transcriptional regulator, with translation MSDVARAAGVSAATVSRALRGEPGVSDATRRYVTEVAKRMRYAIARDASSLAGGRRYAVAVLTADVGRGDLLAGAEGALRQAGYDVLLYVLRDAEARKRFFDELPLARRVDGVLALAVNLTDAEDAALTGLDVPVVAVWDDDLREALRLAVGHLTGSGHRDVALVLAGDIDESYDEVLVAQGLPVRPEWTLWSSSTVAGGEQVVDALLDGERLPSAVISTSGEVALGVFLRLRRDGRDVPGDVSIVSLEGTDLARAVGMTAVEGAWRERGEHAVEVLLARLRGEQDETEPPSVQLVVRGSTGPARDS
- a CDS encoding LLM class F420-dependent oxidoreductase, with the protein product MGRWGITLPLTGVPVLDHRALVAELAGLGYTDVWSAETAGTDAFTPLALAAQWSDRVRLGTAIAPVYTRGPATLAMTAATLAEVSGGRFVLGIGSSSPAIVERWNGVPFHEPFKRTRDTLRFLKAALTGEKVSEEYETFTVRGFKLERAPAHPVPIMLAALRPGMLRLAGREADGAITNWLGAADVPKVRAEMGGGELAARIFVCPTEDADAARALGRMLISTYLTVPAYAAFHDWLGRGEALRPMHEAWASGDRRGAGALIPDDVVDALIVHGGVDRCRARVAEYAANGVDTPVIALLPTGGDQLDLVRALAPGA
- a CDS encoding TetR/AcrR family transcriptional regulator, producing MARRAGSTPERIVGAAVRLFAAKGFDATTVQEVVEAASVTKGALYHYFGSKDDLLFEIYRALIGRQMADLDRIVSADLDAATTVRRIVVSLVETTAASVDETAVFVREMHRLDADRMAAFRSERRRYHETFRSVVEQAQRDGGFSSAVPADTVVLIALGVVNQLPTWYRPDGPKSPTRLGGEIADFVLAGLRPD
- a CDS encoding transglycosylase domain-containing protein; amino-acid sequence: MFAARATGLVKLVGLCLMAGVLVAAVLFPVVGGLGLASNRAADTVDQTSGELTKAELPLVTTVLDMHGQPIAYLYDQYRVPVPSEGIADTMKAAIIAIEDKRFFEHKGVDWQGIARAAAKAGVDGGASQGASTLTQQYVKNYLAFVVGKGSEEAYEKATEVTLGRKISEARIATQLEQKMSKDEILTAYLNVVPFGNGAFGVGAAARTYFDTTPDKLTVPQAAMLAGLVNEPSRLNPGSDVDAAIKRRNTVIDRMRDNGAFGPDAKVADEKAAEYKAADIGVVPDLRLLPNGCVGAGDGPVYGFFCRYLIDYLEKAGLPTDELLRGGYTITTTMDPVATRAAKEAAEGQVPKTQPGVANAMAVVEPGADKHRVRALAANRDFGNNADAGQSAYSIPAEVTKFGAGSIYKVFTAASALERGVTGIDKQIDVPKTYTSKVYKDGSKPYTVKNAGDYKEKMTLTEALAQSPNTAFIILEEKAGLNNVVDMAYRLGLRESMQGVDWKGDPLKADGSNGPSQGDVYKRDNSGSFTLGAGPTSVLELSNVAATIVSGGKWCPPTPVEQVVDRNGKPVQLKEAPCDQAVAPEVANALAVGMSGDTKPGGTAAGAANGWNRPMIGKTGTTENHWSVAFIGATPQFAGAVMTFTDGVAPQVICNGTPPRLCGTNDAGGVFGGQVAAPTWFNAMRVIHEGKPPAALPPVEPRYR